A portion of the Harpia harpyja isolate bHarHar1 chromosome 15, bHarHar1 primary haplotype, whole genome shotgun sequence genome contains these proteins:
- the ZNF513 gene encoding zinc finger protein 513 isoform X2: MPRRKQSHPQPVKADTLVGKIAIPAYALSDDDCSSGYQQLSVESDPEEGGEPGRAALPCRQCGLQLAASLGQSCLQCAGAEGGRSQRIVYSCQLCPFASHYSSHLKRHMKTHNGEKPFACPQCAYASAQLVNLTRHLRTHTGEKPYRCTCCSFACSSLGNLKRHERVHSQDKPFQCAACDYRCNQSRNLKRHMLSHRLPEGEGPHRRDKDPEPLLPELSLHVGSGSGPFLPGCARLRGEEAAALPELLFPFTCRMCGLVLDDGFAQDEGLAEQVCGRCSLAVLGTEPGASPRKGSGDKGFACSLCPFVTHYPNHLARHMKTHSGEKPFACPLCPYASAHLDNLKRHQRVHTGEKPYKCQLCDYACGNLANLKRHGRIHSGDKPFQCSLCSYSCNQSMNLKRHMLRHTGEKPFQCRDCPYTTGHWDNYKRHQKIHGHTAENWVNPRNAKALLAPPAVGTALP; the protein is encoded by the exons ATGCCCCGGCGGAAGCAGAGCCACCCGCAGCCGGTGAAGG CAGACACCCTGGTGGGGAAGATTGCCATCCCAGCATACGCGCTGAGCGACGACGACTGCTCCTCTGGCTACCAGCAGCTGAGTGTGGAGAGCGACCCTGAGGAGGGTGGGGAGCCCGGCCGCGCAGCGCTGCCCTGCCGCCAGTgtgggctgcagctggctgccagcctggggcagagctgcctgcagtgtGCCGGCGCCGAGGGGGGCCGCAGCCAGCGCATCGTGTACTCCTGCCAGCTTTGCCCCTTCGCCTCCCACTACTCCAGCCACCTCAAGCGCCACATGAAGACACACAACGGGGAGAAGCCGTTCGCATGCCCGCAGTGTGCCTACGCTTCTGCTCAGCTGGTGAACCTGACCCGGCACCTGCGCACGCACACAGGGGAGAAGCCGTACCGCTGCACGTGCTGCAGCTTCgcctgcagcagcctgggcaaCCTCAAACGCCATGAACGGGTCCACAGCCAGGACAAGCCCTTCCAGTGCGCTGCCTGCGACTATCGCTGCAACCAGAGCCGGAACCTGAAACGGCACATGCTCAGCCACCGCCTGCCTGAAGGCGAGGGGCCGCACCGGCGGGACAAAGACCCAG AGCCGCTGCTGCCGGAGCTGAGCCTGCATGTGGGCAGTGGCAGCGGCCCCTTCCTGCCCGGCTGCGCTCGGCTGCGGGGTGAGGAGGCGGCCGCACTGCCggagctgctcttccccttcACGTGCCGCATGTGCGGGCTGGTGCTGGACGATGGGTTCGCGCAGGATGAGGGCCTGGCCGAGCAGGTCTGTGGGCGCTGCAGCCTGGCAGTGCTGGGCACCGAGCCGGGCGCCAGTCCCCGCAAGGGCAGTGGGGACAAAGGCTTTGCCTGCAGCCTCTGCCCCTTCGTCACCCACTACCCCAACCACTTGGCGCGGCACATGAAGACGCACAGTGGGGAGAAGCCGTTCGCCTGCCCGCTCTGCCCCTACGCCTCCGCCCATCTCGACAACCTGAAGCGGCACCAGCGAGTGCACACAGGCGAGAAGCCCTACAAGTGCCAGCTCTGCGACTATGCCTGCGGCAATCTGGCCAACCTCAAGCGTCACGGGCGCATCCACTCGGGCGACAAGCCTTTCCAGTGCAGCCTCTGCAGCTACAGCTGCAACCAGAGCATGAACCTGAAGCGGCACATGCTGCGGCACACAGGCGAGAAGCCCTTCCAGTGCCGGGACTGCCCCTACACCACTGGTCACTGGGACAACTACAAGCGCCACCAGAAGATCCACGGCCACACGGCTGAGAACTGGGTGAACCCGCGCAATGCCAAAGCCCTCCTGGCCCCTCCAGCCGTGGGCACGGCCCTGCCCTGA
- the ZNF513 gene encoding zinc finger protein 513 isoform X1, with product MPRRKQSHPQPVKGECAAGPGGGGGGGGPAVTRGARCVAADAEDGPEETAGAALVLPGDLLLGRGLAFEKGPPADTLVGKIAIPAYALSDDDCSSGYQQLSVESDPEEGGEPGRAALPCRQCGLQLAASLGQSCLQCAGAEGGRSQRIVYSCQLCPFASHYSSHLKRHMKTHNGEKPFACPQCAYASAQLVNLTRHLRTHTGEKPYRCTCCSFACSSLGNLKRHERVHSQDKPFQCAACDYRCNQSRNLKRHMLSHRLPEGEGPHRRDKDPEPLLPELSLHVGSGSGPFLPGCARLRGEEAAALPELLFPFTCRMCGLVLDDGFAQDEGLAEQVCGRCSLAVLGTEPGASPRKGSGDKGFACSLCPFVTHYPNHLARHMKTHSGEKPFACPLCPYASAHLDNLKRHQRVHTGEKPYKCQLCDYACGNLANLKRHGRIHSGDKPFQCSLCSYSCNQSMNLKRHMLRHTGEKPFQCRDCPYTTGHWDNYKRHQKIHGHTAENWVNPRNAKALLAPPAVGTALP from the exons ATGCCCCGGCGGAAGCAGAGCCACCCGCAGCCGGTGAAGGGTGAgtgcgcggcggggccggggggcggcggcggcggcggcggcccggcggtgACCCGCGGCGCTCGGTGTGTTGCAGCGGACGCCGAGGACGGCCCCGAGGAGACGGCGGGAGCGGCGCTGGTGCTGCCCGGCGACCTGCTGCTGGGCCGCGGCCTGGCCTTCGAGAAGGGACCGCCAG CAGACACCCTGGTGGGGAAGATTGCCATCCCAGCATACGCGCTGAGCGACGACGACTGCTCCTCTGGCTACCAGCAGCTGAGTGTGGAGAGCGACCCTGAGGAGGGTGGGGAGCCCGGCCGCGCAGCGCTGCCCTGCCGCCAGTgtgggctgcagctggctgccagcctggggcagagctgcctgcagtgtGCCGGCGCCGAGGGGGGCCGCAGCCAGCGCATCGTGTACTCCTGCCAGCTTTGCCCCTTCGCCTCCCACTACTCCAGCCACCTCAAGCGCCACATGAAGACACACAACGGGGAGAAGCCGTTCGCATGCCCGCAGTGTGCCTACGCTTCTGCTCAGCTGGTGAACCTGACCCGGCACCTGCGCACGCACACAGGGGAGAAGCCGTACCGCTGCACGTGCTGCAGCTTCgcctgcagcagcctgggcaaCCTCAAACGCCATGAACGGGTCCACAGCCAGGACAAGCCCTTCCAGTGCGCTGCCTGCGACTATCGCTGCAACCAGAGCCGGAACCTGAAACGGCACATGCTCAGCCACCGCCTGCCTGAAGGCGAGGGGCCGCACCGGCGGGACAAAGACCCAG AGCCGCTGCTGCCGGAGCTGAGCCTGCATGTGGGCAGTGGCAGCGGCCCCTTCCTGCCCGGCTGCGCTCGGCTGCGGGGTGAGGAGGCGGCCGCACTGCCggagctgctcttccccttcACGTGCCGCATGTGCGGGCTGGTGCTGGACGATGGGTTCGCGCAGGATGAGGGCCTGGCCGAGCAGGTCTGTGGGCGCTGCAGCCTGGCAGTGCTGGGCACCGAGCCGGGCGCCAGTCCCCGCAAGGGCAGTGGGGACAAAGGCTTTGCCTGCAGCCTCTGCCCCTTCGTCACCCACTACCCCAACCACTTGGCGCGGCACATGAAGACGCACAGTGGGGAGAAGCCGTTCGCCTGCCCGCTCTGCCCCTACGCCTCCGCCCATCTCGACAACCTGAAGCGGCACCAGCGAGTGCACACAGGCGAGAAGCCCTACAAGTGCCAGCTCTGCGACTATGCCTGCGGCAATCTGGCCAACCTCAAGCGTCACGGGCGCATCCACTCGGGCGACAAGCCTTTCCAGTGCAGCCTCTGCAGCTACAGCTGCAACCAGAGCATGAACCTGAAGCGGCACATGCTGCGGCACACAGGCGAGAAGCCCTTCCAGTGCCGGGACTGCCCCTACACCACTGGTCACTGGGACAACTACAAGCGCCACCAGAAGATCCACGGCCACACGGCTGAGAACTGGGTGAACCCGCGCAATGCCAAAGCCCTCCTGGCCCCTCCAGCCGTGGGCACGGCCCTGCCCTGA
- the SNX17 gene encoding sorting nexin-17, whose amino-acid sequence MHFSIPETETRAGDGGAAYVAYNIHVNGVLHCRVRYSQLLGLHEQLRKEYGANVVPAFPPKKIFTLTPAEVEQRREQLEKYMQAVRQDPTLGGSETFNSFLRKAQQETQQIPTEEVVLEVLLSNGQKVKVTILTSDQTEDVLEAVASKLDLPDDLVGYFSLFLVRETKDGAFSFVRKLQEFELPYVSVTSLHNPEFRIILRKSYWDSSYDDDVMEHRVGLNLLYAQTVSDIEHGWILVNKEQHRQLKSLQEKVSKKEFIRLAQTLKYYGYLKFDPCITDFPEKGCHVVVSAGNNELNFQVRLPSEQIKEGSFKVTRMRCWRVTSSVPMSNGPSGSSPGKSEVKLELAFEYLMSKDRLQWVTITSPQAIMLSICLQSMVDELMVKKSGGSIRKMFRRRVNGALRRSDSQQAVKSPPLLDSPDASREPMAKLSSKLTSVSLRGISHSSSANDVGANDFHGNYAFEGIGDEDL is encoded by the exons GCCTACAACATCCACGTGAACGGGGTGTTGCACTGCCGAGTGCGCTACAGCCAGCTCCTGGGGCTGCACGAGCAG TTAAGGAAAGAGTATGGCGCCAACGTGGTCCCAGCCTTTCCCCCAAAGAAGATCTTCACACTCACCCCGGCAGAGGTAGAGCAACGACGGGAACAGCTGGAGAAATACATGCAGGCTG TGCGGCAGGACCCGACGCTGGGAGGCAGCGAGACCTTCAACAGCTTCCTGCGCAAGGCCCAGCAG GAGACACAGCAGATACCCACAGAGGAGGTGGTGCTGGAAGTGCTGCTTTCCAACGGTCAGAAGGTCAAGGTCACCATCCTTACCTCGGACCAGACAGAGGATGTCCTTGAG GCTGTGGCTTCCAAGCTGGATCTGCCAGATGACCTGGTCGGCTACTTCAGCCTCTTCCTAGTGAGAGAGACCAAGGACGGAGCTTTCTCCT TCGTGCGGAAGCTGCAGGAGTTTGAGCTGCCGTATGTGTCTGTCACCAGCCTGCACAACCCTGAGTTCAGGATCATCCTGCGCAAGAG CTACTGGGACTCCTCCTATGACGACGATGTAATGGAGCATCGTGTGGGGTTAAACTTGCTGTATGCGCAG ACGGTGTCGGACATCGAGCATGGATGGATCCTTGTCAACAAGGAACAGCACCGGCAGCTGAAGTCCCTGCAGGAAAAAGTCTCCAAGAAGGAG TTCATCCGCCTGGCGCAGACCCTGAAGTACTACGGCTATCTCAAGTTTGACCCCTGCATCACTGACTTCCCTGAGAAGGGATGCCACGTCGTCGTCAGTGCTGGCAACAACGAGCTCAACTTCCAGGTGCGGCTGCCGAGTGAGCAGATCAAGGAAGGCAGCTTCAAGGTCACGCGCATGCGGTGCTGGCGAGTCACGTCCTCG GTGCCGATGAGCAATGGTCCCTCGGGGAGCAGCCCGGGGAAGTCCGAGGTGAAGCTGGAGTTGGCTTTCGAGTATCTAATGAGCAAAGACCGGCTGCAGTGGGTCACCATCACCAGTCCACAG GCCATCATGCTGAGCATCTGCCTGCAGTCCATGGTGGACGAGCTGATGGTGAAAAAGTCTGGAGGCAGCATCCGCAAG ATGTTTCGCCGGCGGGTGAACGGGGCCCTGCGGCGCTCGGACAGCCAGCAAGCTGTGAAATCACCCCCGCTGCTG GACTCGCCTGATGCCTCCCGGGAGCCGATGGCCAAACTCTCG AGCAAGCTCACCTCTGTCAGCCTGCGAGGGATCAGCCACTCCAGCTCTGCTAATGACGTGGGCGCTAACGACTTCCATGGCAATTACGCCTTTGAGGGCATTGGCGATGAAGATCTGTAG